A part of Amycolatopsis lurida genomic DNA contains:
- a CDS encoding XRE family transcriptional regulator, which translates to MIVDEGGDDGESPATVHPPDSTASPAEFTAALRVLRTWSGLTYRQLAGRAKELGGTLPASTVATTLGRTTLPRESFVETFTRACGLNDEEVRRWLDARTRIAMGAPPRPPDETKGEAVPPPEPEPEPRPRRRWHAPMIVAAIVSLVLVGTLGYLTRSFGASSKAKETAAVVPGLDVREVGSWAQIRPARSPEFCLAEGRDRTRLYSGAIVAQQICGGDAAPRLFIDPVGEENAVQFQWHHPETGVGCLTVVNEGLGHDLIESRDDCDDDGTDQLFTIASADPAEPGRFLIRPVGTSQCLGLRDLDTVAGTEVVRERCSGAPDQTFLIDLIPPP; encoded by the coding sequence ATGATCGTTGATGAGGGGGGCGACGACGGGGAGTCGCCGGCGACGGTTCACCCGCCGGACTCGACGGCTTCACCGGCTGAGTTCACAGCAGCACTGCGTGTATTGAGAACGTGGTCCGGATTGACTTATCGGCAGTTGGCCGGAAGGGCGAAAGAACTCGGGGGAACCCTTCCGGCGAGTACGGTCGCGACCACTCTCGGCCGCACCACACTGCCCCGCGAATCGTTCGTCGAGACGTTCACGCGCGCGTGCGGACTGAACGACGAAGAGGTACGGCGGTGGCTCGACGCCCGGACACGGATCGCGATGGGGGCACCGCCGCGGCCCCCCGACGAGACGAAGGGGGAAGCCGTCCCACCGCCGGAGCCCGAGCCGGAACCGCGACCCCGTCGGCGCTGGCACGCGCCGATGATCGTCGCCGCGATCGTGAGCCTCGTCCTCGTCGGGACGTTGGGATATCTGACGAGGTCGTTCGGCGCGTCCTCGAAGGCCAAGGAAACCGCGGCCGTGGTGCCGGGGCTGGACGTGCGGGAAGTGGGCAGCTGGGCGCAGATCCGGCCGGCCCGGTCGCCCGAGTTCTGTCTCGCCGAGGGGCGGGATCGGACGCGGCTCTATTCCGGTGCCATCGTCGCCCAGCAGATCTGTGGTGGTGACGCGGCGCCGCGCCTGTTCATCGACCCCGTCGGGGAAGAGAACGCCGTGCAGTTCCAGTGGCACCATCCGGAGACCGGGGTCGGCTGCCTCACGGTCGTGAACGAAGGGCTGGGGCACGACCTGATCGAGTCCCGCGACGACTGTGACGACGATGGTACGGACCAGTTGTTCACCATCGCCTCGGCGGATCCGGCGGAGCCGGGACGGTTCCTCATCCGGCCTGTCGGCACCAGCCAGTGTCTCGGCCTGCGCGACCTGGACACCGTCGCGGGTACGGAGGTGGTCCGGGAACGGTGTTCCGGAGCGCCTGACCAGACTTTCCTCATCGATCTGATCCCGCCGCCGTGA
- a CDS encoding class I SAM-dependent methyltransferase codes for MHWYEDDDLWVGFADVMFPPSRADEAERLTATSPLLEVADGAKVLDLACGPAIHVVPLAKKGADVTGVDLSPAMLERAREACENAGVAAKLIQADMLEYTEPAAYDLIINMYTSFGYFTEPGDNLTVLRNAYASLAPGGRLLIDVLGKEVLAGWVGRPKAVDVDGGTVFMRDTILDDWTRLRTEWTLVRDGEVKQASILSFLYSAAELKALFETAGFTGVECFGDFDGSPYDNHARRLIVRGERAG; via the coding sequence ATGCACTGGTACGAGGACGACGACCTGTGGGTCGGCTTCGCGGACGTGATGTTCCCGCCCAGCCGGGCCGATGAGGCCGAACGCCTGACGGCCACGTCACCGCTGCTCGAAGTCGCCGACGGCGCGAAGGTGCTCGACCTGGCCTGCGGTCCGGCGATCCACGTCGTGCCGCTGGCGAAGAAGGGCGCCGACGTGACCGGCGTCGACCTCAGCCCGGCGATGCTCGAACGTGCGCGCGAAGCGTGTGAGAACGCGGGAGTCGCCGCGAAGCTGATCCAGGCCGACATGCTCGAATACACCGAACCGGCCGCGTACGACCTGATCATCAACATGTACACGTCGTTCGGCTACTTCACCGAGCCCGGTGACAACCTCACAGTGCTCCGAAACGCCTACGCCAGTCTCGCGCCCGGAGGCAGGCTGCTGATCGACGTACTCGGCAAGGAGGTGCTGGCCGGCTGGGTCGGTCGCCCGAAGGCGGTCGACGTCGACGGCGGGACGGTGTTCATGCGCGACACCATTCTCGACGACTGGACGCGGCTCAGGACCGAGTGGACCCTGGTCCGCGACGGCGAGGTGAAGCAGGCGTCGATCCTGTCCTTCTTGTACAGCGCCGCGGAACTGAAGGCGCTGTTCGAGACGGCGGGCTTCACCGGCGTCGAGTGTTTCGGTGACTTCGACGGCTCGCCGTACGACAACCACGCGCGCCGCCTGATCGTGCGTGGTGAACGTGCCGGCTGA
- a CDS encoding FecCD family ABC transporter permease, translating into MVNVPAEPLRLFAEPEDDTARPLRLTGPVLLLSAALLISLIAGIALGPSNVALTDVLRYLGKAITGGTITGDEVTGYSIVWQVRTPRVLLAAVVGAGLAVVGVAVQALVRNALADPFVLGISSGASVGAAAVVVFGLFAGLGVLALSTAAFIGALGATAIVYLAARSKFGLTPLRLVLTGVALTYAFQALMSVLVYLSPNGQAAQTVLFWLLGSLGAATWASLPLAALGVAVAVVVLLRHGTALDVLSMGDETAMSLGTDAAALRRWLFLLTAVVTGLLVAVSGSIGFVGLVLPHVVRMMAGSGHRRVLALAPLVGAVFLVWVDLLARTLVAPEELPLGVITALIGVPVFLVVMRRRGYAFGGR; encoded by the coding sequence GTGGTGAACGTGCCGGCTGAACCGCTCCGCCTCTTCGCGGAACCGGAGGACGACACCGCGCGCCCGCTCCGGCTCACCGGCCCGGTGCTCCTGCTTTCGGCCGCACTCCTGATCTCGCTGATCGCGGGCATCGCGCTCGGCCCGTCGAACGTCGCGCTCACGGATGTCCTGCGCTATCTGGGAAAGGCGATCACCGGCGGCACCATCACCGGCGACGAGGTCACCGGGTACTCGATCGTCTGGCAGGTCCGCACCCCGCGGGTGCTGCTGGCGGCGGTGGTCGGAGCGGGGCTCGCGGTGGTCGGCGTCGCGGTACAGGCCCTGGTCCGCAACGCCCTCGCCGATCCGTTCGTGCTCGGGATCTCGTCGGGCGCCTCGGTCGGCGCCGCCGCCGTCGTGGTGTTCGGCCTCTTCGCCGGGCTCGGCGTGCTGGCGTTGTCGACGGCCGCCTTCATCGGCGCGCTCGGCGCGACGGCGATCGTCTATCTCGCCGCCCGCAGCAAATTCGGCCTGACGCCGTTGCGTCTCGTGCTCACCGGGGTCGCGCTCACGTATGCCTTCCAGGCCTTGATGAGCGTGCTCGTCTACCTGTCGCCGAACGGCCAGGCCGCGCAGACCGTGCTGTTCTGGCTGCTCGGCAGCCTCGGCGCGGCGACGTGGGCGTCCTTGCCGCTGGCCGCGCTCGGGGTGGCCGTCGCGGTCGTGGTCCTGCTCCGTCACGGCACCGCGCTCGACGTCCTGTCCATGGGCGACGAGACCGCGATGAGCCTCGGTACCGACGCGGCCGCGTTGCGCCGCTGGCTCTTCCTGCTCACCGCGGTCGTCACCGGTTTGCTGGTGGCGGTCAGCGGCTCGATCGGGTTCGTCGGGCTGGTCCTGCCGCATGTGGTGCGGATGATGGCCGGTTCGGGGCACCGCCGGGTGCTGGCGCTCGCGCCGTTGGTGGGCGCGGTCTTCCTGGTGTGGGTCGATCTGCTCGCCCGCACACTCGTCGCACCCGAGGAACTGCCGCTCGGCGTGATCACCGCGCTGATCGGCGTACCGGTGTTCCTCGTCGTGATGCGGCGACGCGGCTACGCGTTCGGAGGCCGCTGA
- a CDS encoding ABC transporter ATP-binding protein — MLSLRELSVEVAGTTLIRELCLDVGAGEVVGLLGPNGSGKSTALRCVYRALAPSGGAVLLDGTDLLEQGLRDTARRIAALTQDSRADLDFTVEEVVALGRSPHQRGNLRLSARERALCREALWRMDITHLAQRSVLTLSGGERQRVLVARALVQEPEVLVLDEPTNHLDVRHQVELLKFLRDCGLTVLVALHDLNLAAAVCHRIALLRGGSLAACGTPAEVLTPGTVRAVFGVEVTQVTHPVTGALQLLYDLPADETEGITR; from the coding sequence ATGCTGTCACTGCGTGAACTTTCCGTCGAGGTGGCCGGGACGACGCTGATCCGTGAGCTGTGCTTGGACGTCGGCGCGGGCGAGGTCGTCGGCCTTCTCGGCCCCAACGGCAGCGGCAAGTCGACAGCGTTGCGCTGTGTCTACCGGGCGCTGGCGCCATCCGGCGGCGCGGTCCTGCTCGACGGCACCGACCTCCTCGAGCAGGGCCTGCGCGATACCGCCCGCCGGATCGCCGCGCTCACCCAGGACAGCCGGGCCGATCTGGACTTCACCGTCGAGGAGGTCGTCGCGCTCGGGCGGTCGCCGCATCAGCGCGGCAATCTCCGGCTGTCGGCCCGTGAACGCGCGCTGTGCCGGGAAGCTTTGTGGCGGATGGACATCACCCATCTCGCTCAGCGCAGTGTGCTGACGCTCTCGGGCGGCGAACGGCAACGGGTCCTGGTGGCGAGGGCGCTCGTGCAGGAACCGGAGGTGCTGGTCCTCGACGAGCCGACCAACCATCTCGACGTCCGCCACCAGGTCGAACTGCTGAAATTCCTGCGTGACTGCGGCCTCACCGTGCTCGTCGCGCTGCACGACCTCAACCTCGCCGCTGCCGTCTGTCACCGGATCGCCTTGCTGCGCGGCGGATCGCTCGCCGCCTGCGGAACCCCGGCCGAAGTGCTGACCCCCGGAACGGTCCGCGCCGTCTTCGGCGTCGAGGTCACCCAGGTGACCCACCCCGTGACCGGGGCCCTCCAACTGCTCTACGACCTTCCCGCCGATGAAACCGAGGGGATCACACGATGA
- a CDS encoding ABC transporter substrate-binding protein, producing MKPSRVTALFAAALLLSACGAQVEAGPTAPAQATVANCGAQVAFPAPQRPVAYDVSGAEKMFALGLAGRMRGYVMNSLGDPSIAGSPWKDDYAKVERLGTSRITREILVNAKADWVIAGWNSGFSEERGITPKLLEQVGIRSYLHTETCWEYPTAKSEVTPLEALYTDLRNLGDIFGVRQRADELVTELKGRFDKVRAGAPKTPPAKVFVYDSGTDQPFTSGKHAAPNDIIDAAGGTNVFRDLPDGWGSVGWEAVVKTEPEVIVVVDYADQPAQEKIAFIKSAPQLKNTPAVRDNRFHVISYGDLVSGPRNAAGAESLAAYLRSIGR from the coding sequence ATGAAGCCGTCCAGGGTGACCGCGCTCTTCGCCGCGGCACTGCTCCTGAGCGCCTGCGGTGCCCAGGTCGAGGCCGGGCCGACCGCGCCGGCACAGGCCACGGTGGCCAATTGCGGCGCGCAGGTCGCCTTCCCGGCACCGCAACGTCCCGTCGCCTACGACGTTTCGGGTGCCGAGAAGATGTTCGCGCTCGGGCTCGCCGGCCGGATGCGCGGTTACGTGATGAATTCGCTCGGCGACCCGTCGATCGCCGGTTCGCCGTGGAAGGACGACTACGCCAAGGTCGAGCGGCTCGGCACCTCGCGGATCACCCGCGAAATCCTGGTCAACGCCAAGGCGGACTGGGTGATCGCGGGCTGGAACTCCGGGTTCAGCGAGGAACGCGGGATCACCCCGAAACTGCTGGAGCAGGTCGGCATCCGGAGTTATCTGCACACCGAGACCTGCTGGGAGTATCCGACGGCGAAGTCGGAGGTGACGCCACTGGAGGCGCTCTACACCGACCTGCGCAATCTCGGCGACATCTTCGGCGTCCGCCAGCGGGCCGACGAGCTGGTCACGGAACTCAAGGGGCGCTTCGACAAGGTCCGCGCCGGAGCGCCGAAGACACCGCCCGCCAAGGTGTTCGTCTACGACTCCGGCACCGACCAGCCGTTCACGTCAGGAAAACACGCCGCTCCCAACGACATCATCGACGCCGCGGGCGGGACGAACGTCTTCCGCGATCTTCCGGACGGCTGGGGGAGTGTGGGCTGGGAAGCCGTGGTCAAGACCGAACCCGAGGTGATCGTCGTGGTGGACTACGCCGATCAGCCGGCGCAGGAGAAGATCGCGTTCATCAAATCGGCGCCGCAACTGAAGAACACACCCGCCGTGCGGGACAACCGGTTCCACGTCATCTCTTACGGAGATCTCGTGAGCGGCCCGCGCAACGCGGCGGGCGCCGAATCGCTGGCCGCGTATCTGCGCTCGATCGGCCGGTGA
- a CDS encoding cysteine synthase family protein — translation MTAMSALVHDHVTDAIKTPALIRLEPNVVLIRFETLKVYAALGAVRSLLADGTVRKGQTLIDSSSGIYALALAMACHRYGLRCHIVASTTVDLTMRSQLEILGATVDQMPPSDDLRLDQRRRVARVHELLDRHPDMHWMRQYHDPVHYLGYAEVADLVARALPSGPLTVVGSVGTGASTGGIARSLRERDPDVRLTGVQPFGSVTFGSERFTDPDAIIAGIGSAIPFGNVDHELYDRIHWLDFVHAMAATIGLMREHAVFAGLSTGAAYLVAGWEAARNPDRTHVVIGADTGHRYTARVFARHREAVDPAGLAPREIASLDELALPWAAMDWSRRRFGIPAQPLYRKERVS, via the coding sequence GTGACCGCGATGTCCGCGCTGGTCCACGACCACGTCACCGACGCGATCAAGACGCCGGCGTTGATCCGGCTCGAACCGAACGTCGTGCTGATCCGCTTCGAGACCCTGAAGGTCTACGCGGCGCTCGGCGCGGTGCGGTCACTGCTCGCCGACGGAACCGTCCGAAAAGGACAAACGCTGATCGACAGCTCCAGCGGGATCTACGCGCTCGCGCTGGCCATGGCCTGTCATCGTTACGGCCTGCGCTGCCATATCGTCGCGTCCACCACCGTCGACCTCACCATGCGCTCGCAGCTGGAGATCCTGGGCGCGACGGTGGACCAGATGCCGCCGTCGGACGATCTCCGCCTCGACCAGCGGCGCCGCGTCGCGCGCGTGCACGAACTGCTGGACCGTCATCCGGACATGCACTGGATGCGCCAGTACCATGATCCCGTGCACTACCTGGGTTACGCCGAGGTCGCCGATCTCGTGGCCCGCGCGCTGCCGTCCGGGCCGCTCACCGTCGTCGGCAGTGTGGGCACGGGCGCGTCGACCGGCGGGATCGCACGGTCGCTGCGTGAACGCGATCCGGACGTCCGCCTCACCGGGGTCCAGCCGTTCGGCAGTGTCACCTTCGGCAGCGAACGGTTCACCGATCCGGACGCGATCATCGCGGGGATCGGTTCCGCCATCCCGTTCGGCAACGTGGATCACGAACTCTACGACCGGATCCACTGGCTGGACTTCGTGCACGCGATGGCCGCCACCATCGGCCTGATGCGTGAGCACGCCGTGTTCGCCGGGCTTTCCACCGGTGCGGCGTATCTCGTCGCGGGCTGGGAGGCGGCGCGGAATCCGGATCGGACCCACGTCGTGATCGGCGCGGATACCGGACACCGATACACGGCAAGGGTTTTCGCCCGGCATCGGGAAGCCGTCGACCCGGCGGGACTCGCGCCGCGCGAGATCGCTTCACTGGACGAACTCGCCCTGCCGTGGGCGGCGATGGACTGGAGCCGCCGCCGATTCGGGATCCCCGCCCAGCCGCTGTACCGGAAGGAGCGGGTGTCATGA
- a CDS encoding ATP-grasp domain-containing protein, whose translation MTVVLLEALTFGLGRLADAAAEAGRKLVLFTGNRDIYRYELGTLGPDRVEVVDIDTTDIAACETALRAIPDLAGIINSTDTWALPGAELTARLGLPGPDAAAVRVLRDKGAVRDRLYEHGLTRGRPVPVMVAEELGFPLVVKDSSGTSSRGVWLVRDHAELERARLEAKTTPLKGHLIAEPYFAGPLYSAETVTWQGRTRLLGILSRQLSPEPVRREEAAAFPVAFPEAEYAGLADWIGRVLKAAGHEQGFAHTEFVLTADGPEVVEINIRIGGAMLGEALCRSLGTNVYSAMIAMALGEEPALLTQEVGGGPGIGFVLAYPAAEGVLKGWSGLDRLPGLPGSPEWYPTASPGDEIRHLADQRSCTGIVLAEGPTAELALHRALAAAGGITPEIGS comes from the coding sequence ATGACCGTCGTTCTGTTGGAAGCGCTCACCTTCGGCCTGGGCAGGCTCGCCGACGCGGCTGCGGAGGCCGGGCGGAAGCTGGTGCTGTTCACCGGGAATCGCGACATCTACCGCTACGAACTCGGCACGCTCGGGCCGGACCGCGTCGAGGTCGTCGACATCGACACCACCGACATCGCGGCCTGTGAAACCGCGTTGCGCGCCATCCCGGACCTCGCCGGGATCATCAACTCGACCGACACGTGGGCGTTGCCCGGCGCGGAACTCACCGCCCGGCTCGGCCTGCCCGGGCCGGACGCGGCCGCCGTGCGGGTGCTGCGGGACAAGGGCGCGGTGCGCGACCGGTTGTACGAACACGGGCTCACGCGCGGCAGGCCGGTGCCGGTCATGGTCGCCGAAGAACTCGGCTTTCCTTTGGTGGTCAAGGACTCTTCGGGAACGTCGTCGCGGGGCGTCTGGCTCGTCCGCGATCACGCCGAACTCGAACGAGCCAGGCTGGAGGCGAAGACCACGCCGCTCAAGGGTCATCTGATCGCCGAACCGTATTTCGCAGGCCCGCTCTACAGCGCGGAAACCGTCACCTGGCAAGGAAGGACCCGGCTGCTCGGGATCCTCTCCCGCCAGCTGTCGCCCGAGCCGGTGCGGCGTGAGGAAGCCGCCGCGTTCCCGGTGGCCTTCCCGGAGGCCGAGTACGCCGGGCTGGCCGACTGGATCGGCCGGGTGCTCAAGGCCGCCGGACACGAGCAGGGCTTCGCGCACACCGAATTCGTGCTCACCGCCGACGGCCCGGAGGTCGTCGAGATCAACATCCGGATCGGCGGGGCGATGCTCGGCGAGGCGTTGTGCCGGTCGTTGGGCACCAACGTCTATTCCGCGATGATCGCCATGGCGCTGGGCGAGGAACCCGCCTTGCTCACCCAGGAAGTCGGCGGGGGGCCGGGGATCGGGTTCGTCCTGGCGTACCCGGCCGCGGAAGGCGTGCTGAAGGGCTGGTCCGGGCTCGACAGGCTGCCCGGCCTGCCCGGTTCGCCGGAGTGGTATCCGACGGCGAGCCCCGGCGACGAGATCCGGCACCTCGCGGATCAGCGGTCGTGCACCGGGATCGTCCTCGCCGAAGGGCCGACCGCGGAGCTGGCGCTGCATCGCGCGCTGGCCGCGGCGGGCGGGATCACGCCGGAGATCGGTTCTTGA
- a CDS encoding SDR family NAD(P)-dependent oxidoreductase — MDGTVGRRAVLGGAMAAGVTMLAANTATAGEDRRRFAGKVVIVTGATSGIGRATAIAFAAAGAKVGFCGRREELGRAVEREIRRAGGEATYLRADVRVPEQVQSFVDAVARRYGRLDIAFNNAGIHLGKPLHEISLDEWEDVQRTNARGVFLSIKYEVPHLLKSGGGVIVCTASAQAGQTRPGHAAYTSSKRAVQGLVRAAALDYGAKGIRVFSIDPGTTDTRLVRPPGIPDELWARFKEAWGPLNVHGLPRMGEAAEIASAVLALASPDFAYLTGTSVLVDGGLNAGRPMVMPPGFTPPA; from the coding sequence GTGGACGGAACGGTGGGCAGGCGCGCGGTGCTCGGGGGCGCGATGGCGGCCGGTGTCACGATGCTGGCGGCGAACACGGCCACGGCGGGGGAAGACCGGCGGCGGTTCGCGGGCAAGGTCGTGATCGTCACGGGTGCGACGTCGGGGATCGGCCGAGCGACGGCCATCGCCTTCGCCGCGGCCGGTGCGAAGGTCGGTTTCTGTGGCAGGCGGGAAGAACTCGGGCGTGCGGTCGAGCGGGAGATCCGCCGTGCGGGCGGGGAAGCGACCTATCTCCGGGCGGACGTCCGGGTTCCCGAGCAGGTGCAGTCCTTTGTGGACGCGGTCGCCCGGCGGTACGGCAGGCTCGACATCGCGTTCAACAACGCCGGGATCCACCTCGGCAAGCCGCTGCACGAGATCTCCCTCGATGAGTGGGAGGACGTGCAGCGCACCAACGCGCGCGGCGTGTTCCTCTCGATCAAGTACGAGGTGCCGCATCTGCTGAAGTCGGGCGGCGGGGTGATCGTCTGCACCGCGTCGGCGCAGGCCGGCCAGACCAGGCCGGGGCACGCCGCTTACACCTCGAGCAAACGCGCCGTGCAGGGGCTCGTGCGCGCGGCCGCGCTGGACTACGGCGCGAAGGGGATCCGGGTGTTCTCGATCGACCCGGGAACGACCGACACCCGGCTGGTGCGACCGCCGGGGATCCCGGACGAGCTGTGGGCGCGATTCAAGGAGGCGTGGGGGCCGTTGAACGTCCATGGCCTGCCGAGGATGGGGGAAGCCGCGGAGATCGCATCGGCCGTCCTCGCGCTGGCGTCCCCGGATTTCGCCTATCTGACCGGGACTTCGGTTCTCGTCGACGGTGGCTTGAACGCCGGGCGCCCGATGGTCATGCCGCCCGGGTTCACGCCGCCGGCCTGA
- a CDS encoding TetR/AcrR family transcriptional regulator — protein MTKPLRKDAQRNRDLLVEAARGLYAERGLDVALEEIAKTAGVSIGTLYNHFPQRADLVNAVFADRTETVAKLAEHALSLDDAWIGLTSFVERVCELQAADRGYNELAATRPPQIEDLERGYELMTRIVDRAKESGALRADFTLEDMAFVTWGIARTVEATAAVRPEAWRRHLALLFDGMRAPAANPLPEPALLPEELARVMGGCG, from the coding sequence ATGACCAAACCCCTGCGGAAGGACGCCCAGCGCAACCGCGACCTGCTGGTCGAGGCCGCCAGGGGGCTCTACGCGGAGCGCGGCCTCGACGTCGCGCTCGAAGAGATCGCCAAGACCGCGGGCGTCAGCATCGGCACGCTGTACAACCACTTCCCCCAGCGCGCGGATCTGGTGAACGCCGTGTTCGCCGACCGGACCGAGACCGTCGCGAAACTGGCCGAACACGCGCTTTCGCTCGACGACGCCTGGATCGGATTGACTTCCTTCGTCGAACGGGTCTGCGAACTGCAGGCCGCCGATCGCGGCTACAACGAACTCGCCGCGACGCGTCCACCACAGATCGAAGACCTCGAACGCGGCTACGAGCTCATGACCCGGATCGTCGACCGGGCCAAGGAGAGCGGCGCCCTGCGCGCGGACTTCACCCTCGAGGACATGGCCTTTGTGACCTGGGGGATCGCGCGCACCGTGGAGGCGACCGCGGCCGTCCGGCCGGAGGCCTGGCGCCGCCATCTCGCACTGCTGTTCGACGGGATGCGGGCCCCCGCGGCGAATCCACTGCCGGAGCCGGCGTTGCTGCCCGAGGAGTTGGCCCGTGTCATGGGCGGTTGCGGCTGA
- a CDS encoding SDR family NAD(P)-dependent oxidoreductase — MTKTLAIFGAGPVLGLSLARRFGREGFRIALVARSTGNLDALVAELARDGIEANGFVADVYEPAQIESAVTAIGRIDAVAFNPGGGTMGEGIVPVLDVDPENLRLILDRFLVSAVALVRAVLPDMNERGDGAILFTAGQSGRYPAPFLGNVGMAQAALRNYFHNLNAVLAEKGIYAGAVNVGALIEGSVPHQALTASPMDFEPEVIHPDVFADAFWKLYATREAPEALVGSFGR, encoded by the coding sequence ATGACCAAGACGCTCGCGATCTTCGGCGCCGGACCGGTGCTGGGACTTTCGCTCGCGCGCCGCTTCGGCCGCGAGGGTTTCCGTATCGCCCTCGTCGCGCGCTCCACCGGGAACCTCGACGCGCTCGTCGCCGAACTCGCCCGCGACGGCATCGAAGCGAACGGCTTCGTCGCCGACGTCTACGAGCCGGCACAGATCGAGTCCGCCGTCACCGCCATCGGCCGGATCGACGCGGTGGCGTTCAACCCCGGCGGCGGGACCATGGGCGAGGGCATCGTGCCGGTGCTCGACGTGGATCCGGAGAACCTGCGGCTCATCCTGGACCGCTTCCTGGTGTCCGCGGTGGCGCTGGTGCGGGCCGTCCTGCCGGACATGAACGAGCGCGGTGACGGCGCGATCCTGTTCACCGCCGGGCAATCCGGCCGGTACCCGGCGCCCTTCCTCGGCAACGTCGGCATGGCGCAGGCCGCGCTGCGGAACTACTTCCACAACCTGAACGCCGTGCTCGCGGAGAAGGGGATCTATGCCGGGGCCGTCAACGTCGGCGCGCTGATCGAGGGCAGCGTGCCGCATCAGGCGCTCACCGCGAGCCCCATGGACTTCGAGCCCGAGGTGATCCACCCGGACGTCTTCGCCGACGCCTTCTGGAAGCTCTATGCGACCCGCGAAGCACCGGAGGCGCTGGTCGGGTCCTTCGGGAGGTGA
- a CDS encoding RidA family protein: protein MTERVNISSGGDYEPVFGYSRAVRVGEHIHVSGTTAREPARSGDAYEQASAVLSLIETALREAGSSLSAVVRTVTYVTDIKDADLVARAHREAFADVLPAATMVEVSALLDPKMKVEIEAYAVEK, encoded by the coding sequence ATGACTGAACGGGTGAACATCTCCTCCGGCGGCGACTACGAGCCGGTGTTCGGCTACAGCCGGGCGGTGCGCGTCGGCGAGCACATCCACGTTTCCGGGACCACGGCGCGCGAACCCGCCCGTTCGGGCGACGCCTACGAGCAGGCTTCGGCCGTGCTCTCGCTCATCGAGACCGCGTTGCGCGAGGCCGGGTCCAGCCTGTCCGCGGTGGTGCGCACGGTCACCTACGTGACCGACATCAAGGACGCCGATCTGGTGGCGCGGGCGCACCGCGAAGCCTTCGCCGACGTGCTGCCCGCGGCCACGATGGTCGAGGTCTCGGCGTTGCTCGACCCGAAGATGAAGGTCGAGATCGAGGCCTACGCCGTCGAGAAGTAG
- a CDS encoding type VII secretion target, translating into MTGFGVDTETMNEFAGHLGRLEDALRKSADMVGSCVADPGIFGIFGGQIYGAGASMHCGKARDHLNKYSENVQEFSDRVREAAKQYNANEQETERLITEAGKGIDEVKVK; encoded by the coding sequence GTGACCGGATTCGGTGTCGACACGGAAACCATGAACGAGTTCGCCGGTCACCTCGGCAGACTCGAGGACGCGCTGCGGAAGAGCGCCGACATGGTGGGCAGTTGCGTGGCGGACCCCGGCATCTTCGGCATTTTCGGCGGCCAGATCTACGGCGCCGGCGCGAGCATGCACTGCGGGAAGGCGCGGGACCACCTCAACAAGTACTCGGAGAACGTGCAGGAGTTCTCGGACAGGGTGCGCGAGGCGGCGAAGCAGTACAACGCCAACGAGCAGGAGACCGAGAGGCTGATCACCGAAGCCGGCAAGGGGATCGACGAGGTGAAGGTCAAGTGA
- a CDS encoding YbaB/EbfC family nucleoid-associated protein has product MQPNFDAGEDFALLLEREAKKLEEKAQALTAAFTASASTVTSPDGSVTVTVEANGSLSAIEFGNRATSLGPARLSSLVMQTVRTAQRRTVEKVTESYTEINGEDEAAQLVRTFLPKVEDEETAPGDPEQDKWAPEAHNEPPRPQAGYRPPPPPHAGPPMPPQPGRPVRPPNPPAPRPRRPASPDDDEMSPW; this is encoded by the coding sequence ATGCAACCCAATTTCGACGCAGGTGAGGACTTCGCACTCCTTTTGGAGCGAGAGGCCAAGAAACTCGAGGAAAAAGCCCAAGCCCTGACGGCCGCGTTCACCGCCTCGGCCTCCACGGTGACCTCTCCCGACGGCTCGGTGACGGTGACGGTCGAGGCCAACGGATCGCTGAGCGCCATCGAGTTCGGCAACCGGGCCACCTCGCTGGGACCGGCACGGCTCTCCTCTCTGGTCATGCAGACGGTGCGCACGGCCCAGCGCAGGACCGTCGAGAAGGTCACCGAGTCCTACACCGAGATCAACGGCGAAGACGAGGCCGCCCAGCTGGTCCGCACCTTCCTGCCGAAGGTGGAGGACGAGGAGACCGCGCCGGGGGACCCGGAACAGGACAAGTGGGCGCCGGAGGCGCACAACGAGCCTCCGCGTCCGCAGGCGGGATACCGGCCTCCGCCACCCCCGCACGCCGGTCCTCCGATGCCGCCGCAGCCGGGCCGTCCCGTGCGGCCGCCGAACCCCCCGGCGCCGCGACCCCGGCGACCGGCCTCCCCCGACGACGATGAAATGAGCCCCTGGTGA